A part of Oncorhynchus clarkii lewisi isolate Uvic-CL-2024 chromosome 17, UVic_Ocla_1.0, whole genome shotgun sequence genomic DNA contains:
- the LOC139371132 gene encoding ETS domain-containing protein Elk-4 isoform X1 — MDSSVTLWQFLLQLLLDPTNDQLICWTNEEGEFKLLQAEEVAKLWGARKNKPNMNYDKLSRALRYYYDKNIIKKVNGQKFVYRFVSYPDILKGDASVRPDGEGGAGGGLPLSERGDNTSRDDEGGDRSEGVTATRGSSTKPSNRNDYIHSGLYTSFTLTSLQNGRQLFKSIKMENPGDKMADRKSNTRAQDPPSQPMPSPSVIKFGTTPPKRSPPPPQVTIETSSPPLYPLQVPPPIDDVVRTHSTLLPQAVYAFEQTKTLESSNLRILHSFSLSELPSRSPSPSMVPDSTQELVIDSDIESISSQPTEIQIQAVQSSGHVSSGEVCGGNGDKGGNREMSLSPVCASGHITGGKARKPPKVLELSTPTLVVTASDLSPMNLYSPSLPTASLTPALLQTPTLLLTPSPLLSNIHFWSTLSPVAPLSPATRRQQGAHTLFQFPSVLTPHFHIPTHSLDGTNTPGPLTPDSHKT; from the exons ATGGACAGCTCTGTGACCCTGTGGCAGTTCTTGCTCCAGCTCCTATTGGACCCCACCAATGATCAGCTGATCTGCTGGACCAATGAGGAGGGCGAGTTCAAGCTGCTGCAGGCGGAGGAGGTGGCCAAGCTGTGGGGCGCCAGGAAGAACAAACCCAACATGAACTACGACAAGCTTAGCAGAGCCCTGAGATACTACTATgacaag AACATCATTAAGAAGGTAAACGGGCAGAAGTTTGTGTACCGCTTTGTCTCATACCCAGACATTCTGAAAGGGGATGCCTCTGTTCGGCCCGATGGGGAGGGGGGTGCAGGGGGTGGCCTGCCCCTCTCAGAGAGGGGGGACAACACATCCAGAGATGATGAGGGTGGGGACAGGAGTGAAGGTGTGACAGCGACACGGGGGTCCAGTACTAAGCCGTCCAACCGTAATGACTACATCCACTCTGGTCTGTACACCTCGTTCACCCTCACCTCGCTGCAAAATGGACGGCAGCTGTTCAAGTCCATCAAGATGGAGAACCCCGGAGACAAGATGGCCGACAGGAAGTCCAATACCCGGGCCCAAGACCCACCCTCTCAGCCAATGCCATCGCCGTCAGTCATCAAGTTTGGGACCACCCCTCCCAAGAGAAGCCCTCCACCACCTCAGGTTACTATAGAAACATCCAGTCCGCCATTGTACCCTCTCCAAGTCCCACCTCCCATAGATGATGTAGTGAGGACACATTCCACCCTCCTGCCTCAGGCTGTGTATGCGTTTGAGCAAACCAAGACCTTGGAATCCTCGAATCTTCGAATCCTGCATAGTTTCAGCTTATCAGAGTTGCCCTCTCGGAGTCCCTCCCCCAGCATGGTGCCGGACTCCACCCAGGAGCTGGTGATTGACAGTGACATCGAGTCCATCTCCTCACAACCGACAGAGATTCAGATACAGGCG gTGCAGAGTTCTGGCCATGTGTCAAGTGGTGAGGTATGTGGAGGAAACGGGGACAAGGGAGGGAATAGGGAGATGAGTTTGTCTCCGGTGTGTGCGAGTGGCCATATCACAGGGGGCAAGGCCCGCAAGCCTCCTAAAGTCCTGGAGCTTTCCACTCCTACACTGGTGGTCACTGCCTCTGACCTTTCACCTATGAACCTCTACAGCCCCTCACTACCCACCGCCTCTCTCACGCCAGCACTgctacag acgCCCACTCTGTTGCTGACCCCCAGTCCCCTGCTGTCTAACATCCACTTCTGGAGCACGCTCAGTCCGGTGGCTCCCCTCAGCCCTGCCACCCGCCGCCAGCAGGGAGCACACACCCTGTTCCAG TTCCCCTCAGTGCTCACCCCTCATTTCCATATccccacacacagtctggatgGGACCAACACCCCCGGACCCCTCACTCCAGACTCCCATAAGACATAA
- the LOC139371132 gene encoding ETS domain-containing protein Elk-4 isoform X2 produces the protein MDSSVTLWQFLLQLLLDPTNDQLICWTNEEGEFKLLQAEEVAKLWGARKNKPNMNYDKLSRALRYYYDKNIIKKVNGQKFVYRFVSYPDILKGDASVRPDGEGGAGGGLPLSERGDNTSRDDEGGDRSEGVTATRGSSTKPSNRNDYIHSGLYTSFTLTSLQNGRQLFKSIKMENPGDKMADRKSNTRAQDPPSQPMPSPSVIKFGTTPPKRSPPPPQVTIETSSPPLYPLQVPPPIDDVVRTHSTLLPQAVYAFEQTKTLESSNLRILHSFSLSELPSRSPSPSMVPDSTQELVIDSDIESISSQPTEIQIQASSGHVSSGEVCGGNGDKGGNREMSLSPVCASGHITGGKARKPPKVLELSTPTLVVTASDLSPMNLYSPSLPTASLTPALLQTPTLLLTPSPLLSNIHFWSTLSPVAPLSPATRRQQGAHTLFQFPSVLTPHFHIPTHSLDGTNTPGPLTPDSHKT, from the exons ATGGACAGCTCTGTGACCCTGTGGCAGTTCTTGCTCCAGCTCCTATTGGACCCCACCAATGATCAGCTGATCTGCTGGACCAATGAGGAGGGCGAGTTCAAGCTGCTGCAGGCGGAGGAGGTGGCCAAGCTGTGGGGCGCCAGGAAGAACAAACCCAACATGAACTACGACAAGCTTAGCAGAGCCCTGAGATACTACTATgacaag AACATCATTAAGAAGGTAAACGGGCAGAAGTTTGTGTACCGCTTTGTCTCATACCCAGACATTCTGAAAGGGGATGCCTCTGTTCGGCCCGATGGGGAGGGGGGTGCAGGGGGTGGCCTGCCCCTCTCAGAGAGGGGGGACAACACATCCAGAGATGATGAGGGTGGGGACAGGAGTGAAGGTGTGACAGCGACACGGGGGTCCAGTACTAAGCCGTCCAACCGTAATGACTACATCCACTCTGGTCTGTACACCTCGTTCACCCTCACCTCGCTGCAAAATGGACGGCAGCTGTTCAAGTCCATCAAGATGGAGAACCCCGGAGACAAGATGGCCGACAGGAAGTCCAATACCCGGGCCCAAGACCCACCCTCTCAGCCAATGCCATCGCCGTCAGTCATCAAGTTTGGGACCACCCCTCCCAAGAGAAGCCCTCCACCACCTCAGGTTACTATAGAAACATCCAGTCCGCCATTGTACCCTCTCCAAGTCCCACCTCCCATAGATGATGTAGTGAGGACACATTCCACCCTCCTGCCTCAGGCTGTGTATGCGTTTGAGCAAACCAAGACCTTGGAATCCTCGAATCTTCGAATCCTGCATAGTTTCAGCTTATCAGAGTTGCCCTCTCGGAGTCCCTCCCCCAGCATGGTGCCGGACTCCACCCAGGAGCTGGTGATTGACAGTGACATCGAGTCCATCTCCTCACAACCGACAGAGATTCAGATACAGGCG AGTTCTGGCCATGTGTCAAGTGGTGAGGTATGTGGAGGAAACGGGGACAAGGGAGGGAATAGGGAGATGAGTTTGTCTCCGGTGTGTGCGAGTGGCCATATCACAGGGGGCAAGGCCCGCAAGCCTCCTAAAGTCCTGGAGCTTTCCACTCCTACACTGGTGGTCACTGCCTCTGACCTTTCACCTATGAACCTCTACAGCCCCTCACTACCCACCGCCTCTCTCACGCCAGCACTgctacag acgCCCACTCTGTTGCTGACCCCCAGTCCCCTGCTGTCTAACATCCACTTCTGGAGCACGCTCAGTCCGGTGGCTCCCCTCAGCCCTGCCACCCGCCGCCAGCAGGGAGCACACACCCTGTTCCAG TTCCCCTCAGTGCTCACCCCTCATTTCCATATccccacacacagtctggatgGGACCAACACCCCCGGACCCCTCACTCCAGACTCCCATAAGACATAA